The genomic window TGAGGTGCCCACCGTGCGCGAGATCGAGGCCCATGATCTTGTCGCCCGGGTTGATCAGTGCCATCAGCACCGCCGCGTTGGCCTGCGCGCCTGCGTGCGGCTGTACGTTGGCGAATTCGGCGCCGAACAGTTCTTTGGCGCGGTTACGCGCGAGGTCCTCGATGACGTCGACGTGCTCGCAGCCACCGTAGTAACGACGCCCCGGGTACCCCTCTGCGTACTTGTTGGTCAGGACGCTGCCCTGAGCCTGCAAGACTGCGCGCGGAACGAAGTTCTCCGACGCGATCATCTCCAGAGTGTCGCGCTGACGACCGAGTTCGCCCGCCATGGCTGCGGCGACCTCGGGGTCGAGCTCGGCCAGAGACAGGTTGTTGACATCGGTCATTTCAAGAATCTCCAAAGGAACGCAGCGAGGTGGGCGTACACAGCTTAGAAGACGCCTCTAGTTCGCCCGCAACGCACTCGGAATCAAGGGTTCGTCGAGAAGCCGTCCGAACAGCGCAGATCTTTCGGTGACCGTCGCGCCCTGATCCAGCCAGCTGCCCAGAAGCTTGTATCCCTCGACATACGTCGAGATGTACGCCCGCCACAGCGGCGAGGACAGGAACTTCAGTGACTGACGCGCCCGCTTCGACGACGTCAAGGACCACCGCTCCAGATACGCCGCGACGTCGTCCTGCGATGCATGCTGATCGTGGAGCAGCAGGGCCGCATCCTGACGCACCCCCAGAAGTTGTCCCGACGCCTGCGAGAGCCGCTCGGCCTTCTCCCCGTCGAAACGCAACCCCAGATCGGCGTAGATCTCCTGTGCCCACAAGCCCCACCCTGGCCCGACGATCGACTTCAGCGCCAGATCGGCCAGGCCTTCGGCCATCAGGCATTGAGGAGTGTTGACGAGAAACAGAGTCTGTTCGAGCTGACCGGCCGAAACCAGACCGGCTTCCTTACGGCAATGCTCGGTGTGGTGGCCTGGGTACGCCTCGTGCGCGATCAGGTGCGGCAGGTTGGCCATCTGCTGCTCGAGGTCGGAGTTGATCGCCACGGTCGAGGTGTAGTTGCCGAGGTAGTAGTTGAACCCCGACCACGGCTTGTCGCCGACGACCTCGTAATTCACCACCTCGGTTTCGGGCAGGGAGTACTCGGCCCGAACACGGTCGCGGAGCGCGCTGGAGAACGCGTCGACGCAGTCCTGAAGCCGATCGGCGGGAACGACGTCGGCGGCGCGGTGCGCGGCCAGCCTTTCGGGAAGAGTTCCCGGCCCCGCCAGCACCTCGTCCATTTTGCGATGGGCCTGTAAGTACTCGTCCTGGTCGCCCGGTTCGATCCGGACGTCGAAGTAAGCGAACACCTCGTCGACGAAGCCGATGTCCTCGCCTGCGAACTTTCGCCCGGAGCACTCGAGCGCACGCAGGTGCACGTCGACGAACTCGGCGCGCTGCTGGGGAAGGTCGGTGTTCTTCAGCTCAGCACGAAGGTCTGCGGCCCTGCGCGCCAGCGCACGAGGCTCGGGCGACGGGGCGTTCTCGATCTGTCGACGCAACTCGGGATCACCGGTGTAGGCGTCGACGAAGCCTTCTTCGAGACGGTCGAAACTCAAACCGAGCAGAAGATACTCACGAACGAAGGAATCTGCATTCATGCAGTCGACGATAGTGGCCGGTCGAGGATGAACGCGCAGCGAACTACCCCGCCCGTGCGAGTCACCGTGGCACCGAGCACAATCGACGCCATGCGACTTCAGAGTCCCTTGTGCGCCCCCTGCACACTCCCTGGTACGCACGAGTGAGCGAGTCCAGCCCGTACGTCGAATTCGACCGTGCTCAGTGGCGGACGCTGAGGCAATCGACTCCGCTCGTCCTCACCGAGGAAGAACTCGTCGGCCTTCGAGGACTCGGTGAGCAGATCGACCTCGACGAGGTGGCCGAGGTGTATCTGCCTCTGGCCCGTCTCATCCACCTTCAAGTAGCGGCACGTCAGCGCCTCTTCGCCGCGACCGCAACCTTCCTCGGTGAGAAACATCCCGATCGGCAGGTTCCCTTCGTCATCGGAGTGGCCGGAAGCGTCGCCGTCGGGAAATCGACGACCGCCCGTGTGTTGCAGGCCCTCCTCGCGCGCTGGGACCATCACCCTCGCGTCGATCTGGTCACCACCGACGGATTTCTGTATTCGACGGCCGAGCTCATGCGCCGCGGAATCCTGCACCGCAAGGGCTTTCCCGAGAGTTACGACCGCCGCAAGCTCCTCCGCTTCGTCACCGAGGTCAAATCCGGTGCCGAGGAAGTCGCGGCACCGGTGTACTCGCACGTGTCGTACGACATCATCAAGGGCCAGTTCCACATGGTGCGTCAACCCGACATCCTCATCGTCGAGGGACTCAACGTTCTGCAGACCGGTTCACGGTTGATGGTGTCGGATCTGTTCGACTTCTCGATCTACGTGGACGCTCGCATCGAGGACATCGAGAGCTGGTACGTGAAACGGTTTCTCGCCCTTCGCAAGACCTCGTTCACCGATCCCACCTCACACTTTCACCACTACGCCGGACTGTCCGACGAGCATGCGCGGATCGCGGCCGAGGATCTGTGGCATTCGATCAACCTGCCGAACCTGGTCGAGAACATTCTCCCGACGCGGCCTCGCGCAACGATGGTGCTGCGCAAAGATGCCGACCACACGATCAACCGGCTGCGCCTGCGAAAGCTCTAGTGGCACGAACGAGTGCCGTCCCGGGCACTCAACCGCACCACTGGGGGCGCAGGCACCTAGATGCCGAACCTCCGGTGCCGAGCCGCGTAGTCGCGTAACGCTCGCAGAAAGTCGACGCGCCGGAACTCCGGCCAGTAGGCCTCGGTGAACCATATTTCGGAGTACGCGCTCTGCCACAGCAGGAATCCGGAGAGTCGCTGCTCCCCCGACGTCCGAATGACGAGATCGGGATCGGGCTGGCCCGAGGTGTAGAGGTGCCCGTCGATCTCCTCGACGCTGACGGCTTGGACGAGTTCGTCGCCGGACAGGCCCTCGGCGATCTTCTCACCGAGCAACGACTGAACCGCGTCGGCGATTTCCTGCCTACCGCCGTACCCGACTGCGACGTTGACGTGGGTGCCGGTTCGGCCCGCGGTCATATCTGCAGCTTCTTTGAGTCTGCGTGCAGTCGCCAACGGGAGCTGGTCGAGAGTGCCGACGATCTTGACGCCCCAGTTCTTGTCGGGGCCACAGATCTCCTCGACGACATCGGTGATGATCTCGAGCAGCGAATCGAGCTCATCGGGGTCGCGTCGCAGGTTTTCGGTGGACAGTAGATAGATCGTCGCCATCTCGATGCCCGCTGCGTCGCACCAGCCCAGCATCTCGGCGATCTTGAGTGCGCCCATGCGGTGGCCATGAGCGACGTCGGTGAACCCGTTCTCTCGCGCCCATCGCCTGTTGCCGTCGCACATCACAGCGACGTGCCGCGGATGCGCGACATCGTCGAGTTGCGTCAGCAGGCGTCGCTCGTACACGTTGTAGAGGACGCTGCGCACTTTGGTCGGGAGAATCTTCACCGAGACATCACCACGGGGAGCAACCTTACGCCGACGCCGAAAGCTACTCGCCGGTACAGTAGTCAACGAACCTACGGTTGCGTAGGTTTGCCATCACGCACAGGAGGTTGCCCGCATGACGATGTTCGGATTGGACGAGCTCCCCGTCAAGCCACGCATGCGCGGGTGGATTCACCTCTACGCATTCGGAGTAGCGGTCGTCGCGGGCATCGTGTTGGTGACGCTCGCGTTCTCGATGGTCTCGGTCGGCGCAGGGATCGCGACGAGTGTGTACGCCGTCACCGTCTGCGGCGTCTTCGGCGTCAGCGCCACCTATCACCGTGTGCACTGGGACAACCCAGCTCATCGGACGTGGATGAAACGTGCCGATCACTCGATGATCTTCCTGTTCATCGCGGGAAGTTACACACCGTTTGCGGTGCTCGGACTACCGACGGACACCGGACGGACACTGCTGATCGTCGTGTGGATCGGCGCCCTCGGCGGCGTCGCTCTCAAGATGCTGTGGCCGCAGGCGCCGAAATGGGTCGGTGTCCCGCTCTACCTGCTGCTCGGCTGGGCCATCGTTCCGGTGGCTCCGACGCTCATCGAGCAGGTCGGATACGCGCCATTCGTACTGCTACTCGTCGGCGGGATTCTCTACAGCATCGGCGCAATCCTCTACGCGACCAAATGGCCCAACCCTTGGCCCACCACGTTCGGCCACCACGAATTCTTCCACGCCGCAACCGTGCTCGCTGCGATCTGCCATCTTGTCGCGGTGTGGTTGGTGCTGTTCTAGTCGGCCGGGCGGCGACGCATGGAGGCGACGAGTTCGTCGGTCGTCGTCACCGGCACGTCACACACGAAACCCCGACACACGTACGCAGCAGCCTGATTCCGGATCATCGGCCGGCCCGCAAGCAACGGAGACGAATCGACCACGCCCGCAAGGATCGTGGTTCCGCCGGGAGCGTGTCTACGGGCAGCGTCCAACAGCGCGCTGTCCCCGTCGGTCGAGATCGCGATCTGCAACGGGCCTCGAACCGAAGCCTCCGCGACGGCCAACCAGTGTCCCGCCGAACGGGGTGCGCGCTCGAGCACGAGTGCCGAGCGGGCGAGACCGGCCGCAGCCAACTCCCCGTACCGGCTCGCCACATCCACCGGAGCGAGCGCCTCCGCCACCAGGAGCGCCTCGGTGATCGTCGACGCCCCTGACGGCGTGGCGTTGTCGAGTGGATCTCGCGGGCGGGTGACCAAGATTTCCGCGTCGTCGGCCGTGTCGAACCAGCTGCCCGGATGCTCGGCATCCGCAAAATGTTCGACCGCGGCATCCAGCAGTCGCCGAGCCCGTTCGGACCAGACGATCTCACCGGTGGCCTGGAACAACGCAAGCGACGCCACCGCAAGGCATGAATAGTCTTCGAGTACGCCCGTCGCGTCCCCGACGTGCGTTCCGAGTGACGCGCGCCGCAGCCTGCCGTTCTCCTCGTGTCGAACGAAGATCTGCTCGCCGCACTCGGCCGCGGCGTCGATCCACGCCGAACGTCCGAGTCCCGCGCCAGCCTCGGCCAGGGCCGTGATCGCCAGCCCGTTCCACGCCGTGACGACCTTGTCGTCGCGGCCCGGTTGCGGACGCCGATTGCGCGCATCCATCAAGGTCGCGCGCACGCGTTCGAACCGCTCGATGTCATCCGGATCCTCGGGCAATTGCATCACCGACATACCCGCCTCGAACGTCCCGGAGGAGTCGACGGCAAACAACCCCGCGGCCCACACCCCGTCCTCGAACCCGAGCACGTCGACGAGTTGCGCCGGCGTCCACGCGTACGTCAGACCCTCGACACCCTCGGTGTCGGCGTCCAATGCGGACGCGAAACAGCCTGTGTCGGTACGAAGTTCACGCAGCATGAACGCTGCGGTCTCGTCGGCGACCCTAATCGCGAGCGGATCGCCGGTGACCCGCGCGAGATGACCGTAGAACCGAAGCAGCAGCGCGTTGTCGTAGAGCATTTTCTCGAAGTGCGGGACGATCCATTCCGCATCGACCGAGTAGCGCGCGAAACCGCCGCCGATCTGGTCGAAGATCCCGCCTCGCGCCATTGCAGCAGCCGCGCGCTGCACGGTGTCGAGTACCGCCGCCGACCCTGTGCGTTCGTGGTGCCGAAGCAGCCCTTCGAGCAACGGACCTGGCGGGAACTTCGGGGCGCCTCCGAACCCGCCGTGAGCGACGTCCTCGTCCGCTCTGATCCCGACGACCGCCTCGGCGAGCAGATCGGCGTCGACCGGACGCTGCGACGTAGGCAGTTTGCCCGAATTGCTACGGAGGGCGTCCATGATGGCCGCCGAGGCGTCGAACACCTCGCTTCGACGGGTCGACCACGTGTCTGCGATCGCGTCCAACAACTGCGGGAACGACGGCGTCCCGGCCCGCGGACGCGGCGGGTAGTAGGTGCCGCAGTAGAAGGGCTCGCCGTCCGGGGTCAGGAAGCAGGTCATCGGCCAGCCGCCCTGGCCGGTCATCGCGACCGTCGCGTTCATGTAGACGGCGTCGAGGTCGGGACGCTCTTCGCGATCGACCTTGATGCACACGAAGTTCGCGTTCATCGACGCTGCAGTGGCCTCGTCCTCGAAAGACTCGTGTGCCATGACGTGACACCAATGGCACGCCGAGTACCCGATGGACAGCAGAATCGGGACGTCTCGATCCCGAGCGGACTGCAACGCTTCTGGTGTCCACTGCTGCCAGTGAACGGGATTGTCGGCGTGTTGACGCAGGTAAGGACTCGTCGACTCACCGAGTGCGTTCGAGCCGAGCACCGTCAGCTCTCGCCGGTGTTCGGTTCCGTCGAGCGAAGATTCTCGCGGACTGCACCTCGGTCGGTGCCTTCGTCGAGTTCCTGATCCGGGCCTGGATCTTCCTTCTCGAACGTCTCCGGCAACTTCTTGATCTGCTTGTTCATCGACCAGATTAGCAATGCGGTTCCGACGAGCAACGCGACGATGATCACGAGCCCGATGGGTGAGGACTTCCCGAATTCCGGCCCCGGCGCGCCCTGCGCCAGCAAGGACACGATCATTCGGTGCGCTCCGGCTCGATCCCGGCGAAGAGTTCCGTTTCCGGAATCGACGTCTTGACCCTCGTTCGCGCGAGCTCGTATTCCTCGGTCGGCCACAACTTGCGCTGCACCTCCACCGGCACAGCGAAGAAGGATCCGTTGGGATCGATCTGCGTCGCGTGCGCCCGGAGAGCGTCGTCGCGCTGTTCGAAGTAGTCGCCGACGGTTACCTGCGTCGTGATGCGCTCCATGATCTCGTCACGGTCGCCGGTCCACCGCTTCAGCCAGTCCACGAATGGGCTTTCTTCGCCTCGGTCGATGAACCAGTCGTGGAACAGCTGCATCCGCTTCCGGAGAAATCCGTGGGAGTAGTAGAGCTTGAGAGGCGTCCACGGCTCGCCCACGTCGGGGAACTGCTCGGGATCTCCCGCAGCCTCGTACGCCGCAACCGACACCTCATGGCACCGGATGTGGTCCGGGTGCGGGTAGCCACCCTTCTCGTCGTAGGTCGTGATGACGTGCGGCTTGAACTCGCGAATCACCTTGACCAGGGCCTCGGTCGACTCCTCCAGCGGGACGAGCGCGAAGCATCCCTCCGGCAGCGGAGGAAGCGGGTCGCCCTCCGGGAGGCCGGAATCGACATAACCGAGCCAGGTCTGACGAACGCCCAGGATGCGGGCCGCCTCCGCCATCTCCTCGCGTCGAACTTCTTGAATGCGATCGCGCACACCGGGGATATCCATCGCCGGATTGAGGATGTCTCCTCGCTCACCACCGGTGAGGGTCACGATCAGGACGTCGTTGCCTTCGGCTGCGTACCGCGCTGTTGTTGCAGCACCCTTGCTCGACTCGTCGTCAGGATGGGCGTGAACCGCCATGAGCCGTAGTCCGGACACGTTCTTTCCTCACCTCAGCTTCGCCTGCATGTTTCTCTACCCCTATAGTTCCACTTGGCGCCGACACTGCCCGCACCGGCTGCCGAAGACCCGAGCACGGGTTCCCGCTCCGAAGAAAGTTCGTATGACTGCCACGCTTCCCGAAGGCCGGTACCCGGCGTCGACGACGCGTCCCGGCGTCACCCGCCGCACCAAGAACCTCCTGCTGGTACTGGTGCTGGTCGTCGGACTCGGGGTCGCCTACTTCGGCTACCAACGTCTGTCCGTTCAAGACGTCGAAGGCAAGGCTCTGTCCTTCGACATCCTCGACGACGACACGGTCACCGTGGGCTTCAGCGTCACCCGCGCCGATCCAGGCCAGGAAGTTGTCTGCATCATTCGCGCTCGCTCTCGCGACGGATCGGAAAGCGGCAGACGCGAGGTTCTCGTGCCCGGGTCGGTCGATCGCGAAGTGGAGGTGTCGTCGATCATCACGACGTCGAAGCCTCCCGCCATGGCCGACGTGTACGGCTGCGGCACGAATGTCCCCGAGTATTTACGGGCAGGCTGACCTCCCGCCGCCTCGTGGTAAGATTGCGCTGTACACGGTTCCGCACTGGAGCCGTGTATTGCTGCATTGACGGCCAGATTGGCAAGTGAGAAGCCGTAGCGGCGCCACTGCTGCAGCCGGCTCAAGCTGCTAGTCGGCTCAGGCTGCAGTTGGCTCAAAAAGTGGGCCGACAAGGGGGATCCGTCAGGGATATCCCTTGCCAACACGCGCGCGCATGTCAGCACAAGACCGGGAGTCCACCGCGACTTCGACTACAAGGGAGTGATCGAGATGACCGAGACCCAGGTGACCTGGCTTACCCAGGAATCCCACGACAGGCTCAAGAGCGAACTCGACCAACTCATTTCCAATCGTCCGGTCATCGCCGCCGAGATCAACGAGCGACGCGAAGAGGGCGATCTGAAGGAGAACGGCGGTTACCACGCAGCGCGCGAAGAGCAGGGGCAGCAGGAAGCCCGAATTCGCCAGCTGCAGGAGCTTCTCAACTCGGCGAAGGTCGGCGAAGCGCCCACACAGTCCGGTGTCGCCCTGCCCGGATCCGTCGTCAAGGTCTACTACGACGGAGACGAGTCGGATACCGAAACGTTCCTCATCGCCACCCGCGAAGAGGGCGCACGCGACGGCAAGCTCGAGGTGTACTCCCCCAGCTCGCCCCTCGGCGGAGCCCTCATCGACGCCAAGGTCGGCGACACCCGTGAGTACTCGCTGCCCAACGGCAAGACCATGAAGGTGACTCTTCTGAGCGCCGAGCCGTACCACACGTAAACACAGAAATTACCGACGAGAAAAGCCCCTGGCCAACACATTGGCCAGGGGCTTTTCCGTGCTCGACTCAGGCTGTCAAGGTTCTCTCGTACTTGCGCACCGACAGCGGCACGAAGATGACGAGGAACAGCACCACCCAGATCAACGTGTACAGAACGGGATTCTGCAGCGGCCACGCCTCCGGCGGCGGGGCGAGCGGATTGGTGTTGCCGAACAGCTCACGCACCGCGAGAGTCACCGACGAAATCGGGTTCCATTCGGCAATCGTCTTGAGCACCGTCGGGAAACCGTCGATCGGAACGAAGGTGTTTGCGATGAACGTCAGCGGGAAGATGACGATGAACGACGCGTTGTTGAAGATCTCCGGCGACCGCACCGTCAAACCGACGAACGCCATCACCCATGAGATCGAGTACGCGAACAGCAGGAGCAGAACGTACCCCGCCACCGCTTCGAAGAACGACGACGTGATGCGCCAGCCGACGATGAGACCCGTGATCGACATGATCGTGATGGTCACGATGTTGTTGCCGACGTCCGCTGCGGTGCGTCCGATGACTACTGCCGAACGCGCCATCGGCAGCGACCGGAAGCGGTCCATGACGCCCTTCTGAAGGTCTTCGGCCAGTGACGACCCTGTGATCGAGGCGCCGAAGATCATCGTCTGAACGAAGATGCCGCCCATCAGGAAGCTCTTGTAGTCGACACCGGGAATGTCGATCGCACTGCCGAACACGTACGCGAACAGGAGCACGAACATGATCGGTGACAGCGTCGCGAAGAACAGCAGATCCGGAACTCGCTTGAGCTTGATCAGGTTTCGCTTGGTGATGATGAGGGAATCGTGAAGAACGCTCATTTCTCTTCCTCCACTGGTGCGTCGTCCTCGGTGGCATGGCCGGTGAGGGTGAGAAATACGTCGTCGAGGTTCGGTCTGCGCAAACCGACGTCCACGACGTGGATGCCCGCTTCCTTCAATTGCACGAGCGCCGTCGTCAAGTCGTCGGCGCCGCCGCCGACTGGGATGCCGATTCGACGTGTCTGTTCGTCGTACGACGGCGCATCGAGGCCGATCGGGGTGAGGATTTCGAGTGCGCGATCCTTGTCGGCTGCATCGGTCAGCACGAACTCCAGACGCTCACCACCGACTTGATTCTTGAGCTCGTCCGCGGTGCCCTCGGCGATGATCGCGCCCTTGTCGAGGACGATGATCTTGTCTGCCAGCCTGTCGGCTTCTTCCAGATACTGCGTCGTCAACAGAATTGTCGTACCGTCCTTGACCAGGTCGGCGATGAAGTCCCACATGGCATTTCGACTTCGCGGGTCAAGCCCGGTGGTGGGCTCGTCGAGAAAGACCACCTTCGGCCGCCCGATGAGGCTGGCTGCGATGTCCAACCGCCGACGCATACCGCCCGAGTACTGCTTGGCCGTCCGGTCGCGAGCGTATTCCAGATCGAACCGAGCCAGCAGCTCGTCGGCTCGCTTGTGCGCCTCGGCCTTCTTCAGGCCGAAGAGCCGTCCGACCATCTCCAGATTCTCGTATCCGGTCAGGTATTCGTCGACGGCCGCGAACTGACCGGTGAGTCCGATCGACTTACGCACTTCGTTCGGATTGTCGCCGACGTCGATGCCGTGCACCTTCGCTGTTCCCGACGTCGCTTTCAGAAGCGTTGCGAGAATCCGCACTGCTGTTGTCTTGCCTGCCCCATTCGGTCCGAGCACGCCCAGGACCGTCCCCTCCGGTACGACGAAGGAAATGCCCGCCAGAGCCGTGTTCTTGCCGTACTCGAGTACCAGATTCTCGACTTCGATGGCGTTCGCCATGATGTGTTCCCCATTCCCAAGCGCTTAGGCACTACATCGTGCTGACGTACTGCAGACTCGAAACCTGTGGAAGATTAACCGGTCTTCGCCGAATACTGCGTGTCTACGGACGTGTGGGAGACCACACAGTCGACCCGGTGCGGCCGGACACGGTCAGTAATCCCGCGTTCTCTGCGACCGACATCTCGCGCGGATCCACACCGACAGGCCACGGGATCGACCACATCATGACCCCGTCCGATGCGCGCAAGGCGTGCATGCCGGTGTAGTCACCGAAGATGTAGTGTTCGCCGTCGGTGGTGCCGGCACGCGCCCAGTACGCGTCCGGCCACGGCGTCGTCCACGTCGTCAGACCGGTCCGGAGATCTATGCCGGAAAATGTGCGGGTCTCGGAAGAGCGAACGACGACGGTATTGCCCACCACGGCGAGGACTGCGGAGTTGATTCCGCCGTTGTTCTCCAGCGTGGCTGCATTTCGCCAGAGCTCGGCGCCGGTCCTCGCGTCGTAGGCACCGTCGCCGAGAAACTTCGGAAGGTCGTCGCTTGCACCCATGTTGGCCCAGGGCTCGGGCGCCAGACCGAACGTCGCGACCGGCACCTCGGTCCTGATCTCTCCCTGCCCGTCGAGGATCACCTCCCGCAGGGTGCCGTCCGGTGCCTGCGTGACGTTGGCGAAGAGATCGTTGCCTAGCGCGAGCGGATTCACACCGGCGTAGCGGAACCGAGGCTCACCGGTGTCGATGTCGATGATCTGATGGGCACCACTCGAATACACGTCGGCGATACCGAGATCGGGGAACACGGCGGGCGATGCAGGCTGCCCGGCGACCGGCGACGGATAGGTCGCGTTCCAATGCTCGTCGAGTTCGGTGAACGTACCGCTGTGGATGGTGGACACCAGCATGTCGTCGCTGCGCCCGGAGACATATCCCACCCCTGCGGCAGCGCGGACGTGGTAGACGTAGAAATCGGTAGATATATCGCCGAGAATCCGACCGTCGGCGACATCGACATAGACGACGCGGTGATCGCCATAACACGCGAGTACGGTGTCGTCGATTTCCTCGGCGCACTGGCGCACCGGTCCGATGTCGCGCAGCCACAACCGTTTTCCGGTTCCGGGATCGAGCGCGAGCACTCGCAGACTGCGAGGATTCTGCGAGTAGACTCCGTCGGACAGTCCGACGAGCATGGGCCCTTCGCCACCCGGAACCTCGGGCAGCACGAATGGAGTCCGGTGCGTCGGCGTTCCCAGCGCAACCGGGTCGAGCGACCAGGCGGGGGTGGGCGCCACCGCGAAATCGCCGGGACCGAAGCGCGCGTCGAGGGCAGGTTCGGCCTGCGGACCAGCACAGCCCGCAGCGACAACCGCCACCACGATGGCAGCGGCGACCCTGTGTCTCGGTCTCATCGCCTCTAGCTCTCGACCGTCACGACGTACCCACTCGAACCGAGGGCGTCGAGAACTTCTGTGCGATGCGTCGGTCCGCGGGTCTCGACGGTCAGCATCACCTCTACCTCTTCGAGTCCCAATTGGCCTCCAGTGCGGGAGTGAACGACGTCGACGACGCTTGCTCCCGACGCCTTGACGACGCCGAGCAAACCGACCAGACCACCGGGGCGATCCGAAATAGTGACGCGCACAGCCAGATATCGGCCGGCAGCGCGCAGTCCATGGGTGATGACATGGGTCAACAGAAGCGGATCGATGTTGCCGCCGGAGAGGATCGCGCACACCGGGCCCTCCAGACCCAAGTCTTCGCGACTCATCAGCGCCGCGACTGCGGCAGCACCTGCGGGTTCGACGATCAATTTCGCGCGCTCGATACACAGTAGAAGGGCCCGCGACAAGGCGTCCTCACTGACAGTCACCACGTCGTCGACCCAGTCCACGACGTGGTCGAACGGCACGCTCCCCGGCAATCCGACGGCGATGCCGTCGGCCATCGTCGACATCGATTCCGCTGCAACGGGATGGCCGGCTTTCAGCGATGTCGGCCATGCGGCGGCGCCCTCGGCTTGAACGCCGAGAACTCGGACGCCCGGCTTGTGGAAGTGGACGGCCGCGGCGACGCCTGCGAGCAGTCCCCCACCTCCCGTGGGTACGACGATGGTGCCGACGTCGGGCATCTGCCCCAGCAGCTCGGTACCCAGAGTCGCCTGTCCTGCAACGATATCCGCGTGGTCGAACGGGTGGATCAGGATGGCCCCGGTACGCTCGGCGAACTGGCGAGCATGACCGAGGGCCTCGTCCACCGTCTGGCCGACCAGCGTGACGGATGCTCCGTAGGCCTTCGTCGCGACGAGCTTCGGCAGCGATACACCCGTCGGCATGAAGACCGTCGAGGCGATCCCCAATTCGGATGCGGCCCAAGCAACTCCCTGAGCATGGTTGCCTGCACTCGCAGCGACGACACCGTGTGCACGGTCGGCCGACGACAACTTGGCAATCCGGTTGTACGCCCCGCGCGGCTTGAAAGAGCCTGTGCGTTGCAGGTTTTCGCACTTGAGCCGCACTTCGAGACCGGTGAGGTCGGAGAGAATTCGAGAAGAGACAACGGGGGTTCGTCGCATGACCGGTGCGAGGAGATTCTCCGCATCGGCGATGTCCTGCTGCGTGAGCAGAATGCTCACCGCGGTTGGCCGATCTTCGCACGCATCTTCATTACGCCACCGGCCTTGCCCGCACCGACAACGGCCGTAAGAATTCCATCACCGACATAGTATGCCAGGAATTTTCTGCCGTCGTCCTCGATGATCTCCACCGAATCACCGGGAGATGGAGATCCGAGTGCCTGGATCTTCACGTCGTACTGGTCGCTCCAGAAGTACGGAACCACCGGACGCGACGCACCTGGTTCGACACCGAGCAATGCAGGTGCCATGACACGGACTTGGTCACCGACGTTGCTCCAGTGCTCCACCCTCTTACCCGCACCGGACCACCCGGCCACATCTCCGACAGCCCACACATGCGGATCACTCGTGCGGCCCGTGGAATCGGCAGTGATGCCGTCACCGATCTCTATTCCCGACTCTGCCAGCCACCCTGCCGACGGCGTCGAACCGATACCGACGACCACCAGGTCGGCCGCGATCTCGGAACCGTCGCTCAGAACCACGTGAGACACGCGGTCCACTCCGCGGAGGGTGTCGACACCGACTCCGGTGCGCAGGTCCACACCCTCGGCGACGTGAAGGCGACCGATCAACGC from Rhodococcus sp. P1Y includes these protein-coding regions:
- the coaA gene encoding type I pantothenate kinase, whose product is MHTPWYARVSESSPYVEFDRAQWRTLRQSTPLVLTEEELVGLRGLGEQIDLDEVAEVYLPLARLIHLQVAARQRLFAATATFLGEKHPDRQVPFVIGVAGSVAVGKSTTARVLQALLARWDHHPRVDLVTTDGFLYSTAELMRRGILHRKGFPESYDRRKLLRFVTEVKSGAEEVAAPVYSHVSYDIIKGQFHMVRQPDILIVEGLNVLQTGSRLMVSDLFDFSIYVDARIEDIESWYVKRFLALRKTSFTDPTSHFHHYAGLSDEHARIAAEDLWHSINLPNLVENILPTRPRATMVLRKDADHTINRLRLRKL
- the trhA gene encoding PAQR family membrane homeostasis protein TrhA, whose amino-acid sequence is MTMFGLDELPVKPRMRGWIHLYAFGVAVVAGIVLVTLAFSMVSVGAGIATSVYAVTVCGVFGVSATYHRVHWDNPAHRTWMKRADHSMIFLFIAGSYTPFAVLGLPTDTGRTLLIVVWIGALGGVALKMLWPQAPKWVGVPLYLLLGWAIVPVAPTLIEQVGYAPFVLLLVGGILYSIGAILYATKWPNPWPTTFGHHEFFHAATVLAAICHLVAVWLVLF
- a CDS encoding thioredoxin domain-containing protein, giving the protein MLGSNALGESTSPYLRQHADNPVHWQQWTPEALQSARDRDVPILLSIGYSACHWCHVMAHESFEDEATAASMNANFVCIKVDREERPDLDAVYMNATVAMTGQGGWPMTCFLTPDGEPFYCGTYYPPRPRAGTPSFPQLLDAIADTWSTRRSEVFDASAAIMDALRSNSGKLPTSQRPVDADLLAEAVVGIRADEDVAHGGFGGAPKFPPGPLLEGLLRHHERTGSAAVLDTVQRAAAAMARGGIFDQIGGGFARYSVDAEWIVPHFEKMLYDNALLLRFYGHLARVTGDPLAIRVADETAAFMLRELRTDTGCFASALDADTEGVEGLTYAWTPAQLVDVLGFEDGVWAAGLFAVDSSGTFEAGMSVMQLPEDPDDIERFERVRATLMDARNRRPQPGRDDKVVTAWNGLAITALAEAGAGLGRSAWIDAAAECGEQIFVRHEENGRLRRASLGTHVGDATGVLEDYSCLAVASLALFQATGEIVWSERARRLLDAAVEHFADAEHPGSWFDTADDAEILVTRPRDPLDNATPSGASTITEALLVAEALAPVDVASRYGELAAAGLARSALVLERAPRSAGHWLAVAEASVRGPLQIAISTDGDSALLDAARRHAPGGTTILAGVVDSSPLLAGRPMIRNQAAAYVCRGFVCDVPVTTTDELVASMRRRPAD
- a CDS encoding isoprenyl transferase, with the protein product MKILPTKVRSVLYNVYERRLLTQLDDVAHPRHVAVMCDGNRRWARENGFTDVAHGHRMGALKIAEMLGWCDAAGIEMATIYLLSTENLRRDPDELDSLLEIITDVVEEICGPDKNWGVKIVGTLDQLPLATARRLKEAADMTAGRTGTHVNVAVGYGGRQEIADAVQSLLGEKIAEGLSGDELVQAVSVEEIDGHLYTSGQPDPDLVIRTSGEQRLSGFLLWQSAYSEIWFTEAYWPEFRRVDFLRALRDYAARHRRFGI
- a CDS encoding DUF885 domain-containing protein, yielding MNADSFVREYLLLGLSFDRLEEGFVDAYTGDPELRRQIENAPSPEPRALARRAADLRAELKNTDLPQQRAEFVDVHLRALECSGRKFAGEDIGFVDEVFAYFDVRIEPGDQDEYLQAHRKMDEVLAGPGTLPERLAAHRAADVVPADRLQDCVDAFSSALRDRVRAEYSLPETEVVNYEVVGDKPWSGFNYYLGNYTSTVAINSDLEQQMANLPHLIAHEAYPGHHTEHCRKEAGLVSAGQLEQTLFLVNTPQCLMAEGLADLALKSIVGPGWGLWAQEIYADLGLRFDGEKAERLSQASGQLLGVRQDAALLLHDQHASQDDVAAYLERWSLTSSKRARQSLKFLSSPLWRAYISTYVEGYKLLGSWLDQGATVTERSALFGRLLDEPLIPSALRAN